In one Verrucomicrobiales bacterium genomic region, the following are encoded:
- a CDS encoding NirA family protein has translation MKTESLGLTQVAGEKLNAQQTAYLDGFFAGLKNRGFAFAGVDGPTEATAAQGKVSQASLEDLTAEERIKRELHPLDAYPLLLQHAAANQAPDKENTYRFKWHGLFYLSPAKDAFMARLRIPGGELKTFQLRELARIAQDLTTGYVQITTRANLQVRHIQPKDAPELLRRIQLIGLHTRGAGADNVRNLTCDATSGLDPQELIETLPLVHEMAQVILNTREFYDLPRKFNIAFYGGGSIPTVEETNDIGWSAVRLDEAREGRPAGIYFRCAVGGATGHKAIARDLGIVVQAADLIRVTSAMLKVYVAHGNRTDRKRARLKHLLETWSLDQFLTATEELLGFPLLKEPLKPAIASTAPARSHPHVGVYPQKQDGLSWVGISVPVGQISPKQLLRLADLADHYGSGEVRLTVWQNIILPNVPAAYLETVKKALVKMGLGWQQSNLRTGFIACTGNSHCKFASSNTKRDALELMEALDREVVLDQPINVHLTGCPNSCAQHYIGDIGLLGTKVKVEGESKEGYHVFVGGGFGGQPQIGRQLFSGVSVGMLKPLMTQIILGYLKHRLPSESFQAFASRHDIGQLQVLLAES, from the coding sequence ATGAAAACCGAATCCTTAGGTCTGACTCAGGTGGCCGGTGAGAAGCTGAACGCGCAGCAGACAGCGTATTTGGATGGCTTTTTTGCCGGGCTCAAGAATCGGGGCTTTGCCTTTGCAGGGGTGGACGGCCCGACAGAGGCAACGGCTGCTCAGGGCAAAGTCAGCCAGGCTTCCTTGGAAGACCTGACAGCCGAAGAACGGATCAAGCGCGAGCTGCACCCACTGGACGCGTATCCTTTGCTGCTGCAACACGCCGCTGCCAACCAGGCTCCGGACAAGGAAAACACCTATCGATTCAAATGGCACGGACTGTTCTACCTTTCTCCGGCGAAGGACGCCTTCATGGCTCGTCTGCGGATTCCCGGGGGCGAGCTGAAGACATTCCAGCTGCGTGAGCTGGCCCGTATCGCGCAGGATCTGACCACCGGATATGTGCAGATTACGACCCGGGCGAATCTTCAAGTTCGCCATATCCAGCCCAAGGACGCTCCCGAGCTTCTCCGTCGGATCCAATTGATCGGGCTACATACCCGTGGAGCCGGAGCGGACAATGTTCGAAACCTGACCTGTGACGCCACGAGCGGCCTCGATCCCCAAGAGCTGATCGAAACCTTGCCCTTGGTTCACGAGATGGCCCAGGTCATCCTCAACACTCGCGAGTTCTACGATCTGCCGCGCAAGTTCAACATCGCGTTCTACGGAGGAGGTTCCATTCCCACGGTGGAAGAGACCAACGACATCGGCTGGAGTGCGGTGCGGCTGGACGAAGCGCGTGAGGGCCGTCCGGCGGGCATCTACTTCCGCTGCGCGGTCGGCGGCGCCACCGGGCACAAGGCCATCGCCCGGGATCTTGGCATCGTGGTCCAGGCGGCCGATCTGATCCGAGTCACCTCGGCCATGCTGAAGGTTTATGTCGCCCATGGAAACCGGACCGACCGGAAGCGGGCCCGTTTGAAGCATCTGCTGGAGACGTGGAGCTTGGATCAATTTCTGACGGCGACGGAAGAGTTGCTTGGATTCCCGCTGCTGAAGGAGCCATTGAAGCCGGCCATCGCGAGCACAGCGCCCGCGCGCTCGCATCCTCACGTGGGGGTTTATCCGCAGAAGCAGGACGGGTTGAGCTGGGTCGGAATTTCGGTGCCGGTAGGCCAAATCAGCCCCAAGCAACTACTTCGACTGGCGGACTTGGCCGATCATTACGGTTCCGGGGAGGTACGGTTGACGGTCTGGCAAAACATCATTTTGCCGAATGTCCCGGCGGCCTATTTAGAAACGGTGAAGAAGGCCTTGGTCAAGATGGGGCTGGGGTGGCAGCAGTCCAACCTGCGGACCGGGTTCATCGCCTGCACGGGGAACAGTCACTGCAAATTTGCGAGTTCGAACACCAAACGGGATGCGTTGGAGCTGATGGAGGCTTTGGATCGAGAAGTCGTGCTCGACCAACCCATCAACGTCCACCTGACCGGGTGCCCCAACTCCTGCGCCCAGCACTACATCGGCGACATAGGGCTGCTGGGGACCAAGGTCAAAGTGGAAGGGGAGTCGAAGGAGGGATACCATGTGTTTGTTGGTGGAGGCTTCGGAGGTCAGCCCCAGATCGGACGTCAGTTGTTTAGCGGCGTCAGTGTGGGGATGCTGAAACCGCTGATGACGCAGATCATACTAGGATACCTCAAGCATCGGCTGCCGTCGGAAAGCTTTCAGGCTTTTGCCTCGCGCCACG
- a CDS encoding sulfite reductase subunit alpha — translation MLPILPENAPFSPEQRAWLNGFLAGIFNDRLAEAGASAAARASEGPKAPLLVLFGSQTGTAEGLAKKLAKEAERRGYAPRVMPWNDYAKAELAQQSILVVITSTWGDGDAPDNAAAGLAWLSSEQAADLSRLQYAVLGLGDRNYSEFCGAAKKFDVQLSARGAKRLVPTGECDVDYEYTAQEWIARFWESLPNLESTGSAKAAVRGPGAPQPAEVVSLEKPTASYHRQNPFPTRLKTNRRLNHPDSTKDTRHLEILLNHPDLTYEAGDALGVTPSNCPVLVEEFLAAAGLLGDETVEISGIGSVSLHDALLRWLNITQPTRELLEHVAKRTNHPVLEGLLQPERKRELDSWLYGRDIVDVLRSGPKASWQAQELVGWLRRMQARLYSISSSPKAHPGEVHVTVGAVRYDAHGRTKKGVASCWLADRVVPGQTEVPVFIQTSHGFRLPSQGATPVIMVGPGTGIAPFRSFLEERVATGASGRNWLFFGDQRRSHDFLYEDQILNWQNSGVLSRLDLAFSRDQAEKVYVQHRMIEGAAELWRWLEEGAHFYVCGDAKRMAKDVDEALHRVVQQMGGKTEDGAREYVAGMKSAKRYQRDVY, via the coding sequence ATGCTGCCCATCTTGCCCGAGAACGCCCCCTTCAGCCCCGAGCAGCGAGCCTGGCTCAACGGGTTTCTCGCCGGCATCTTCAACGATCGCTTGGCCGAGGCGGGTGCCTCGGCGGCAGCCCGAGCTAGCGAGGGGCCTAAGGCTCCGCTCCTGGTATTGTTCGGATCACAAACGGGCACTGCGGAAGGGTTGGCCAAAAAGCTGGCCAAGGAAGCGGAGCGGCGGGGGTATGCACCTCGGGTCATGCCGTGGAACGATTACGCCAAGGCCGAGCTGGCGCAGCAGTCGATCTTGGTGGTCATCACCAGCACTTGGGGTGATGGTGACGCGCCGGACAACGCCGCGGCGGGTCTCGCTTGGCTCAGCTCCGAACAGGCTGCCGACCTGTCTCGCCTTCAATACGCGGTTTTAGGGCTAGGGGATCGAAACTATTCCGAGTTCTGCGGAGCGGCCAAGAAGTTCGATGTCCAGCTATCAGCTCGCGGCGCCAAACGCCTTGTCCCCACCGGGGAATGCGATGTGGACTACGAATACACCGCTCAAGAGTGGATCGCTCGGTTCTGGGAATCGCTTCCCAACCTGGAGTCGACCGGCTCAGCTAAGGCCGCAGTCCGAGGTCCTGGGGCGCCACAGCCGGCGGAGGTGGTGTCCCTAGAAAAGCCGACGGCGTCATACCACCGTCAGAATCCGTTCCCCACGCGACTGAAGACGAACCGCCGACTGAACCACCCTGATTCCACCAAAGACACGCGTCATTTAGAGATTCTGCTGAACCATCCCGATCTCACCTATGAAGCGGGCGACGCGCTCGGAGTCACGCCTTCGAACTGTCCGGTGCTCGTGGAGGAGTTCCTGGCTGCCGCCGGATTGCTCGGAGACGAAACGGTCGAGATTTCGGGGATCGGCTCGGTAAGTCTGCACGATGCCCTTCTGCGCTGGTTGAACATCACCCAGCCTACGCGGGAACTGCTGGAGCACGTCGCGAAACGGACCAATCACCCGGTGTTGGAGGGCCTTCTTCAACCCGAGCGCAAGCGCGAGTTGGACTCCTGGCTTTATGGGCGTGACATCGTGGATGTGCTCCGTTCAGGGCCGAAGGCTAGCTGGCAGGCCCAGGAACTGGTGGGATGGCTGCGTCGCATGCAGGCTCGGCTCTATTCCATTTCCTCCTCGCCGAAGGCTCATCCTGGCGAAGTGCATGTGACCGTTGGAGCTGTGCGTTATGACGCGCATGGAAGGACCAAGAAAGGCGTGGCTTCGTGTTGGCTGGCCGACCGAGTCGTGCCCGGCCAGACCGAAGTTCCCGTGTTCATCCAGACCAGCCATGGGTTCAGGCTGCCCTCCCAAGGGGCAACGCCGGTGATCATGGTGGGGCCCGGCACTGGCATCGCACCTTTTCGAAGCTTTTTGGAGGAGCGTGTCGCGACGGGTGCCAGCGGACGGAATTGGCTGTTTTTCGGCGACCAACGTCGATCCCATGACTTTCTCTATGAAGACCAGATTCTGAACTGGCAGAACAGCGGCGTGCTGTCCCGGCTCGATCTAGCCTTTAGCCGCGACCAGGCGGAGAAGGTCTATGTGCAGCATCGCATGATCGAGGGAGCCGCAGAGCTTTGGCGATGGCTGGAGGAGGGGGCGCATTTTTATGTCTGCGGCGATGCCAAACGCATGGCTAAGGATGTCGATGAAGCCCTCCATCGGGTCGTTCAGCAGATGGGGGGCAAGACCGAGGACGGCGCCCGGGAATACGTCGCGGGAATGAAGAGCGCGAAACGCTATCAACGGGATGTGTATTGA